One stretch of Francisella sp. LA112445 DNA includes these proteins:
- a CDS encoding N(4)-(beta-N-acetylglucosaminyl)-L-asparaginase produces the protein MILIANDEGRGGVPEAFKRLQNKENGLRAMIEGIKLVENDTTIKTVGRGSWPDILGNVTLDASVMDGDDLRTGSIGALKGYANPVEVAYEVMQRLYHEILIGEGANKFADEINATKIDNLLPEIEKAWQEHLDKYLSAEQRAKFPNIPLIELSKYSLDPEKVFDTTVYLSKDHNNTISSATSTSGWAWRYPGRLGDSPIIGAGSYADSRYGACACTHTGEMAIRCGTARSVVLYMKMGMSVKDAVLEATKDLRHLKTGYLDELTIHAIDNQDNHYVASFKGSEPVYYWVWKDNMIEPVKKQARLIL, from the coding sequence ATGATTCTAATTGCAAATGATGAAGGTCGTGGTGGCGTACCTGAAGCTTTTAAACGACTCCAAAATAAAGAAAATGGCCTTCGCGCTATGATTGAAGGTATTAAACTTGTAGAAAATGATACTACTATCAAAACTGTAGGTAGAGGATCTTGGCCTGATATCTTAGGTAATGTAACTCTAGATGCTTCTGTAATGGATGGTGATGATTTACGCACAGGATCTATAGGTGCTCTTAAAGGTTATGCTAATCCTGTAGAAGTAGCCTATGAAGTAATGCAAAGACTATATCATGAGATATTAATTGGTGAAGGTGCTAATAAATTTGCTGATGAAATTAATGCTACTAAAATTGATAATCTATTACCTGAGATAGAAAAAGCATGGCAAGAGCATTTAGATAAATATTTAAGTGCTGAGCAAAGAGCTAAATTCCCCAATATTCCATTAATTGAACTAAGTAAATACTCTCTAGATCCTGAAAAGGTGTTTGATACTACTGTATATTTATCAAAAGATCACAACAATACTATATCATCAGCCACAAGTACTTCTGGTTGGGCTTGGCGCTATCCTGGCAGATTAGGTGACAGCCCTATTATCGGTGCTGGATCATATGCTGACTCAAGATATGGTGCTTGTGCTTGTACTCATACTGGTGAGATGGCTATTCGTTGTGGTACAGCTAGATCTGTAGTTTTATATATGAAAATGGGGATGTCTGTAAAAGATGCTGTATTAGAAGCAACTAAAGATTTACGTCACCTAAAAACTGGTTACTTAGATGAGCTAACAATTCATGCTATTGATAATCAAGACAACCACTATGTTGCAAGCTTTAAAGGTAGTGAACCCGTTTATTATTGGGTCTGGAAAGATAATATGATTGAGCCTGTTAAGAAACAAGCTAGGTTGATTTTATAA
- a CDS encoding HEPN domain-containing protein encodes MFKIHQSAEENFNTKVYSLIEKIKVIFSENLSRPTFKTDIKAIEISDEDVIGSIKESLCDYKGNTVGRFFVNKGVKYGLIDEDHRSLVDLAEKMQNLPTFRDKLSQNFIEEKIFSWLELAYINTQRSDFISYLIEEAKPLVKSHVIYIPIANMIVEEPFSLCEAIVCNITESFIDEMVKAHGSVGNSSQDKLIENFRTQYQGYAVVKIHLECEPDLANELSIIIAKKVVSFLSIYSGVLLVNDIKCISKIKGTENLEKLSIISCSESSWNKTDKVLDRASMKTWYISKSNIKEYMYIGLETLSMMSTKEKPTEFESLLLNACMLYSKATFTAEPLEKLVYILSSLESVLLKSENEPIQQNLTERFAIFVSKELTERKDIIKNLRAVYTLRSRYLHHGYKFKELSKDYIGLRSKLIWL; translated from the coding sequence ATGTTTAAAATTCATCAGTCAGCAGAAGAAAACTTTAACACTAAGGTATATTCTTTAATCGAGAAGATAAAAGTTATTTTTAGTGAGAATTTGAGTAGACCAACGTTCAAAACAGATATAAAAGCTATTGAAATTTCTGATGAAGATGTCATTGGAAGTATCAAGGAAAGTTTGTGTGACTATAAAGGGAATACCGTAGGTAGATTTTTTGTAAATAAAGGTGTTAAGTATGGATTGATAGATGAGGATCATAGAAGTTTAGTAGATTTAGCTGAAAAAATGCAAAATTTACCAACATTTAGAGATAAACTAAGTCAAAATTTCATTGAAGAAAAAATTTTTAGCTGGTTAGAACTTGCATATATTAATACTCAAAGAAGTGACTTTATATCTTACTTGATTGAGGAGGCTAAACCATTGGTAAAGTCTCACGTGATTTATATACCTATTGCTAATATGATTGTTGAGGAGCCATTTTCACTTTGTGAGGCTATAGTGTGTAATATTACAGAGAGTTTTATCGATGAGATGGTAAAAGCTCATGGGTCTGTTGGTAATAGTAGCCAAGATAAACTTATTGAAAATTTTCGTACGCAATATCAAGGATATGCAGTGGTTAAAATTCATTTAGAATGCGAACCTGACTTAGCGAATGAGCTATCAATAATTATTGCTAAAAAAGTTGTTAGTTTTTTAAGTATATATTCAGGAGTGTTGTTAGTTAATGATATTAAATGTATATCTAAGATCAAGGGTACAGAAAATCTTGAAAAATTATCAATTATTTCTTGTTCTGAATCAAGTTGGAATAAAACAGACAAAGTTTTAGATCGGGCCTCTATGAAAACGTGGTATATATCAAAAAGCAATATTAAAGAATATATGTACATAGGTTTGGAAACTTTGTCTATGATGTCTACTAAAGAAAAACCTACAGAGTTTGAATCTCTTCTTCTTAATGCTTGTATGCTTTACTCTAAAGCCACATTTACAGCGGAGCCTTTAGAAAAATTAGTATATATACTATCTTCTCTTGAAAGCGTTTTGTTGAAAAGTGAAAATGAACCGATTCAGCAAAATTTAACAGAAAGATTTGCAATCTTTGTTTCTAAAGAGTTAACTGAGAGAAAAGATATTATCAAGAATTTAAGAGCAGTGTATACACTAAGATCTAGATACTTGCATCATGGATATAAATTTAAAGAACTAAGTAAAGATTATATAGGCTTAAGATCTAAATTAATATGGCTTTGA
- a CDS encoding DUF1543 domain-containing protein, protein MSQLFIVYLGGSAPKANIELHDVQFVIGDGIEDTYEQLRENWFGTVKGLHLDSYKAVKGADGYQISLQDKPQNFNKKLYFINLGGYDESKLNELHEFALFVATDKAEAKEKAKKNLLKNSLHQHKDNLMEVDDCLELSSIDGKYIHLTPSAEKYDLKPDWFGYRVIG, encoded by the coding sequence ATGAGTCAACTATTTATAGTTTATCTCGGTGGCAGTGCGCCAAAGGCAAATATCGAGTTACATGATGTACAGTTTGTGATTGGTGATGGTATCGAAGATACCTATGAGCAACTTAGGGAAAATTGGTTTGGCACAGTCAAGGGTTTACACTTGGATAGTTACAAAGCTGTAAAAGGAGCAGATGGATATCAAATATCTCTTCAAGATAAGCCTCAAAATTTTAATAAAAAGTTATATTTTATCAACCTTGGTGGTTATGATGAATCTAAACTAAATGAGCTACATGAGTTTGCGCTATTTGTCGCTACAGATAAGGCAGAGGCAAAAGAAAAAGCTAAGAAAAACTTACTAAAAAACTCATTACATCAGCACAAAGATAACCTTATGGAGGTTGATGATTGCTTAGAGCTTAGTTCTATAGACGGTAAGTATATTCACTTAACTCCAAGTGCTGAAAAATATGATTTAAAACCTGATTGGTTTGGGTATAGGGTGATTGGGTAG
- a CDS encoding sulfite exporter TauE/SafE family protein — translation MVIIISVVFSFVASLLSSMLGGGFGLLSVPTIYWIITHFYPMLDHKMQMTIATGSCASITLGLISSIKHMRYKNVDFNLYKSCIVFMIIGVLIGAILMMITNSESLKKIFAVAVFIIAIWMMRFNIQNSKKINFKKYQFNSMSTFLGAISAFLGLSVFNVPFFVCAGINLRKAIGTSVLLVFTYSTIVGLFLIIMGIPISGFSSNHIGYLVTPIFLATIIPCVLGSLIGARLVNVLEQHILKRIYVALMFIVSIIMLV, via the coding sequence GGACTTTTATCAGTACCGACAATATATTGGATAATAACTCATTTTTATCCAATGCTTGATCATAAAATGCAGATGACTATAGCTACAGGATCATGTGCATCTATTACACTTGGATTAATCTCTAGTATAAAGCATATGAGATATAAAAATGTTGATTTTAATCTGTACAAATCTTGTATCGTTTTTATGATTATTGGGGTACTTATAGGTGCTATTTTAATGATGATTACAAACAGTGAGAGTTTAAAGAAAATATTTGCTGTTGCTGTATTTATAATAGCTATATGGATGATGAGGTTTAATATCCAAAACTCAAAGAAAATAAACTTTAAAAAATATCAGTTTAATAGCATGTCAACATTTCTTGGGGCTATATCAGCATTTTTAGGCTTATCGGTTTTTAATGTACCATTTTTTGTCTGCGCTGGTATAAATCTTAGAAAAGCTATAGGGACATCAGTATTATTGGTATTTACATACTCTACAATAGTAGGATTATTTCTAATTATTATGGGAATACCAATTAGTGGATTTAGCTCAAATCATATAGGGTATTTAGTTACGCCAATATTTTTAGCTACAATTATTCCCTGCGTACTTGGTAGTCTGATAGGTGCTAGATTAGTAAATGTTTTAGAGCAACATATATTAAAAAGGATATATGTTGCATTGATGTTTATAGTTTCAATAATAATGTTAGTTTAG
- a CDS encoding GFA family protein: MSVKGSCLCGSVNFELEGDFESFFLCHCSYCRKDTGSAHAANLFSYNAKLKWDSGQGLVKNFRLSGTRHTKSFCKECGSAMPIEVAELGLVVVPAGSLDDEISINPTAHIFTASKANWDENLENVHSFEALPQA; the protein is encoded by the coding sequence ATGAGTGTTAAAGGATCTTGTTTATGTGGTAGTGTAAACTTTGAGTTAGAAGGTGATTTTGAGAGCTTCTTTTTATGCCATTGTTCTTATTGTCGTAAAGATACAGGGTCAGCACATGCAGCTAATCTTTTTTCATATAATGCAAAATTAAAGTGGGATTCTGGTCAAGGTTTAGTTAAAAACTTTAGACTATCAGGAACTAGACATACAAAAAGCTTTTGTAAGGAATGTGGTTCAGCTATGCCGATTGAAGTAGCTGAATTAGGTTTAGTTGTTGTCCCTGCTGGAAGCTTAGATGATGAGATTTCAATTAATCCAACAGCACATATTTTTACAGCAAGTAAAGCTAACTGGGATGAAAATTTAGAAAACGTTCATAGTTTTGAAGCTTTGCCTCAAGCTTAA
- a CDS encoding peptide MFS transporter translates to MESLKHPKGLKFLFFAEMWERFSYYGLAAILILYMTQKLNFTDANAALIFGSYVTFLYITTAVGGILADRVIGYRRCVLIGGISIISGHIIMALSGSSDIALFLGLGCISAGTGFFKSNVSTMVGRLYDDREALRNSGFAYFYTGINIGAVIATFVVGYVGEKIGWHYGFSLAAFGMALGLIFFESGKKHFPKSCDEPNFEIMKKNLFLGLNVWYAIILFVIVSACVFAYLIAHPTESMVIISLSGIVLLIYLVSLWKSLGKAQKTNIAILLILSIFMLFYWSLSNQTSISIPLFIKSNIDLHILGFDMPVTTLMATQLTLLIIINPFFAILWQKLGQRNKEPSDEFKFVLSLVFLALCFLFLSIAGSIAANAGHANVIWLLLCYLMLVFGELCISPVGLALVTRLAPEHLKSTMMGVWWTISAYAGFFGGVISSHIAVTKNTPASSFASGYFKLFIAAIIMAVILFALTPILKKLTKLRV, encoded by the coding sequence ATGGAATCTCTAAAACACCCCAAAGGACTCAAATTTTTATTCTTCGCGGAAATGTGGGAACGCTTCAGTTACTACGGATTAGCGGCAATCTTAATTTTATACATGACTCAAAAATTAAACTTCACAGATGCTAATGCTGCATTGATATTTGGTAGCTATGTAACATTTCTTTATATTACTACTGCAGTTGGTGGTATCTTAGCTGATAGAGTGATTGGCTATAGACGCTGTGTATTGATAGGCGGTATCTCGATTATATCTGGACATATAATTATGGCACTTTCAGGATCTAGTGATATAGCTTTATTTTTAGGTTTAGGATGCATATCCGCTGGAACTGGTTTTTTCAAATCTAATGTTTCAACAATGGTTGGTAGACTCTATGATGATAGAGAGGCTCTACGCAATAGTGGTTTTGCTTATTTTTACACAGGTATAAATATTGGAGCTGTAATAGCTACTTTTGTTGTTGGCTATGTCGGTGAGAAGATTGGCTGGCACTATGGCTTTAGTTTAGCGGCTTTTGGTATGGCACTTGGATTAATATTTTTTGAATCAGGTAAAAAACATTTTCCTAAAAGTTGTGATGAACCTAACTTCGAAATTATGAAAAAGAATTTATTTCTAGGATTAAATGTTTGGTACGCTATAATTTTATTTGTAATAGTTTCAGCATGTGTCTTTGCTTATTTAATAGCACATCCAACAGAATCAATGGTAATAATTTCATTATCCGGAATAGTTCTATTAATATACCTAGTTTCATTATGGAAATCACTTGGTAAAGCTCAGAAGACCAATATCGCAATATTACTAATACTTTCAATATTTATGCTATTTTACTGGTCACTAAGCAACCAAACATCTATAAGCATACCACTATTTATAAAAAGTAATATTGATCTGCATATTCTAGGCTTTGATATGCCTGTAACTACGCTTATGGCAACACAGCTAACATTGCTAATAATCATAAACCCATTCTTTGCTATCTTATGGCAAAAGCTAGGACAGAGAAACAAAGAACCATCTGATGAGTTTAAATTTGTACTTAGTTTAGTATTTCTTGCACTATGCTTTTTATTCTTAAGCATAGCTGGATCAATAGCTGCTAATGCTGGACATGCAAATGTAATATGGCTGTTACTCTGCTATCTAATGCTAGTATTTGGTGAACTATGTATCTCACCAGTTGGTTTAGCACTTGTTACTCGACTTGCGCCAGAGCATTTAAAATCAACAATGATGGGCGTATGGTGGACAATTAGTGCTTATGCAGGATTTTTTGGTGGTGTAATAAGCTCACATATTGCGGTTACAAAAAACACTCCAGCAAGTAGCTTTGCTTCGGGGTATTTTAAACTTTTTATTGCAGCAATTATAATGGCTGTTATATTATTTGCATTAACACCTATATTAAAGAAACTTACTAAACTTAGGGTATAA